In one window of Microplitis demolitor isolate Queensland-Clemson2020A chromosome 4, iyMicDemo2.1a, whole genome shotgun sequence DNA:
- the LOC128667260 gene encoding longitudinals lacking protein, isoforms F/I/K/T-like, which yields MGALISLLRSEYTGNRTSKFPMKKTRSTVSSESRSTRSLDGSFSESTTTTTTTITRERSTREVIFPDSFEVLPQPRDLTYVGLPHEQQRKFRCRFCGKGYRWKSTMRRHETVECGGKPPAFQCPECPYKARQRGNLTVHYKRHHQKMPYDEVSQGSRD from the coding sequence ATGGGTGCACTAATTTCACTTCTTCGTTCGGAATACACCGGAAACAGAACCAGCAAATTTCCAATGAAGAAAACAAGATCGACAGTAAGCAGCGAGAGTCGCAGCACCCGTTCACTCGACGGTAGTTTCAGCGAAAGTACaacgacaacaacaacaacaataacacgTGAGCGTTCAACCCGCGAGGTAATATTTCCAGATTCCTTTGAAGTATTGCCGCAGCCGCGGGATCTGACCTACGTCGGGCTGCCCCACGAGCAGCAGCGTAAATTCCGGTGCCGCTTCTGCGGCAAAGGCTACCGATGGAAGAGCACAATGCGTCGACACGAGACGGTAGAGTGCGGAGGCAAACCTCCGGCTTTTCAGTGTCCCGAGTGTCCCTACAAAGCTCGTCAGCGCGGTAACCTTACGGTCCATTACAAACGTCACCACCAGAAGATGCCCTACGACGAAGTTTCTCAGGGCTCGCGCGattaa